Below is a window of Candidatus Zixiibacteriota bacterium DNA.
CTCAGTTCAGGATCGTGTGTGGTGATCCCCAATGGGCACTGTCCCGTATGACACACCCCGTATTGCTGGCAGCCGCAGGCCATCAGCGCTGCGGAGGCAATCGCGATAGCATCCGCGCCCATAGCGAGCGCTTTGGCAAAGTCGGATGATACCCGCAGCCCACCGGTGATCACCAACGACACATCTTTGGCTCCGCGATCATCGAGGAACATCCTTGCCCGACAGAGCGCGAATACGGTCGGCACTGAAGTCGCCGCTTTTATGTACCGGGGCGACGCGCCCGTTCCGCCGGGGCGGCCGTCTATAGTTACAAAATCGGGCTCGGCTCGCAGTACAATGTCTAGATCGGCTTCGATATTCCCTGCGGCGATTTTGACACCTATCGGTTTGCCGCCCGATTTGTCCCTCAGCCAGGCGACTTTCTTTCTCAGATCGTCCGGTGTGCGGATGTCATCGAAATGCGCCGGGCTGATTATGTCATTCCCCTCGGGGAATCCGCGAACGGCGGCAATCTCTTTGGTAACCTTGGCGCCGGGGAGGTGCCCGCCCATGCCGGGTTTCGACGACTGACCGATCTTGATCTCGATAGCATCGGCCCGACGCAGGTTCTCATCGGTGACGCTGTACTTATTGGGAACGTACTCAAAGATGTAGCGGTACGCGTTTTCACGCTCCTCGGACGGGATACCTCCCTCACCGGAGCAAATAGCGGTGCGGGCCGTCGCGCCGCCTTTGGCCAGGGCGATTTTGACTTCGCGCGAGAGCGCCCCGAATGACATATGGCTGATATAGATGGGCGTCTCAATCACGAGCGGGTGCCTGGCGCGCGGGCCGATAACGGTCCGTGTGTTGACCGGCTCGTTTTCGTTGAGCGGCAGGCGCGCGAGTTGAGCGCCCATGATCAGGATATCGTCCCACGATATGACCGGCCGGGGCGTGCGCATCGGTTCGATCACCGACTGTCCACTCGCCGCCATGGCGTGGATATCCGCCATCGCAGTTTCGAGATCGTCCGACAGCCGCCGGAACGATCCACTCCCGCCGCCTGTCGCGGCGGCGACCGGGGCCGGTTCTTCTACAAGACGGCTGAACAACGATCTGTCCGCCCCGCAAACCGGACAGGTCCAGTCATCGGGCAGATCGGACCAGGCGACACCTTCGACAGCTTCGTCGTATACGTATCCGCACACATTGCAAACGTATGAGGCCATTGCGCCGCCTCATACATCCATGTTGGCCGGCTCAAAGTACTCTCGCGCGTGCCGGCAGCAGGGACACCTGACCGGTGGCTCGGTGCCTTCATGGACGTGCCCGCACACCGAGCACTTCCACTTGATCGGCTTCTCGCGTTTGTAAACGGTGCCGTTCTTTACCATCTCGAGCAGCCGCCGGTAGCGATCACGATGGTGAGCTTCTACTTTGGCGATCAGTTTGAAAAGCACCGCCGCCTCCTTGTTTCCCTCGGCCTCGGCATCGCGAGCGAACTGCGGATACATGGTGGTGGTCTCGTAGTCTTCGCCTTCCATCGCCTTTGCGAGACAGGCGGCTGTATCGCCGAGCGGGTTCAGCATGACATACTGATCCTTGGCGTGGCGGCGCTCGTTGTCGGCGGTCTCCTCGAAAATCCTCGCGATATAGTGATAGCCTTCCTTGCGCGCCACCTGGGCAAAGAAAGTGTACATGTTGCGGGCCTGGGATTCGCCCGCAAATCCGGCCTGGAGATTCTCCCGGGTCTTGCTCATTTCAGTCTCCTTATGTATGCCAACATCGCTTTTAATTGGCGGTAAGCTTGATCAGAACATCTTTACGCTCAATACCGGTTCGAGTTGGGATTTGCGGCCGCGGAAACGGCTTCCGATTACCAGATTCACGTAGCTCGAATCCCGGGCCCGGCAGAGATACGGGAATTCCTGAAGATCGCGATGGAACTCGCCGCGCTCAGTACGAAACAGCCCATAATCGAACCCCGGATAGGTGCGCCCGTGCTCGGGACCGATCAGCGTGATGGAATATCCCGCTCGAGAAGGATCGAAGGTGTAGATCAATGTGAGGGTGTCGCTGACATCGCCGTAGCGGGCCATGCCGATTGTCGGGGGCAGTCCGCAGCAGTTCAACTGGACGAACAGGTGATTGGACAGGAAAACCAGCTCGAAACGACCGGGGCCTGATCCGGTTCGAGGCAATTCGATATACTCGCCGTAGGTCGTGTCGCAGTGTAACCCCACGAGACTCAGGTATCCTTCGCCGCGAACTCGCGGGCCGGGGAGGGTGTCGAGCTTGAAACGGGTCACCAGAGCGGTTATTTCCCTGCCCAGGTTCAGCCGCACCGAGTGGGCGATCGGCCAGCCGCTTGAAGGCATCCGCGGCGCCGCGAAACTGACAGTGTCGCCCAGGCCGAGGTCGGCCAGTCGCACGATCCGGCGGACTCCCTTGAGAGCGAAATCGATCTTGTCTGCTTGTTTGGGCGTCCAGCTCAGGATCTCGGCGCGCTTTCTCCTCAGCGACTCGGTGCCATCCGGGGGGAGATCGACAACGGCCTGGTATAAGCGGGTTTGTGATATCGGAGCAGTGTCGGCTGTCACGGCGGCGGTGTCGGCCGGCGGCGGCGTTTGGGCTGCCTCTTCGCCGCATCCGGTAATGAATAGCGCCGTCGCGCCGACCACGACGAGAAGATACACCAGTGGGATCGCTGTTCTCGCGAGCATCGTCTCTCCAAATATTACAGTCATGCGGGCGAGACTCACGAACAGTTCACGGGATCAACCACGATCACCGCGGCGCCTGTCAGTCTGCCCGCCCTCAAATCATCTAACGCCTGGTTGGCTTTGTCAAGAGAGTACGGATGCACCTCGGTTCGGACCGGGACTTTGGGCGCCAGGGCGAGGAACTCTTCGCCGTCGCGCCGCGTCAGGTTCGCCACCGAACGCACCATTCGTTCTCCCCACAGCAGAGAATACGGGAACGACGGAATATCACTCATATGGATACCGGCACAAACAACAGTCCCACCTTTCGTAAGATGCTTAAGTGCAACGGGTACGAGATCGCCGACCGGCGCGAAGATGACGGCCGCATCTATTTCCTGGGACGGCGTTTCGTCGGAATCACCGGCCCACATCGCGCCAAGCTTTCGGGCGAATTCTTGCGCCAGGGCGTCACCATTTCTGGTGAACGCGTACACTTCGCGTGTCTGGTATGTGGCTACCTGGATTAGAATGTGCGCCGCCGCGCCGAAACCGTAAAAGCCGAGTCGCTTCGCCCGGCCGGTCATGCCGAGCGCGCGATACCCAATAAGCCCCGCACACAGGAGCGGGGCCGCCTGCCGGTCCGGATAGCCGGTCGGTATGGGAAAGCAGAAACGCTGGTCGGCGACACATTGCTCAGCAAATCCACCGTCGATCTGATAGCCGGTGTAAACTGCTTTATCGCACAGGTTCTCGCGATCCGAGAGGCAAAATCTGCATTCCCCGCAACTGCTTCCGAGCCAGGGGACGCCGATCCTGTCACCCCTTTTGTAACGGGTTACGTCTGACCCGACCGCTTCGACCACACCGACTATCTGATGGCCAGGTACGAGTGGCAGTTTCGGCTCTTTCAAGTCGCCATCGACCACGTGCAGATCAGTTCGGCAAACTCCGCAGGCATGGACATGTATTAGTACCTGGTGGGGAAGTGGTACCGGCGCGGGGATGTTGGACGGCCGCAGCTTCTCGCCGGGTCTTTCAAGTACCATCGCTTTCATATTGACTGGCGCCAAACGCTCCGAGATTTCCGCCTTCGCGAGACCAGAGTTGAGGATTAACGAATCAAAGTCAAGAGGTTGTTATCCTGGCGCAGACGGCAGGCAGTACTGCGCCAGTTGCATAGAACCCGGGTGCGTACTATCATGTAAGCGGAAATTCCGGGTAAGCTCATGATTGCGCCAATTCCCAGATGTCGGCTCACTGTTGCGGCCGCGGTGGTATGGTCGATAGCGGCTCTTGGCGCTGACGGCTGTGCCGGCGGGCCGGGGGACTCGTCGTATCAGGCGGCCCGTACGCGTATGGTCGATCAACAGATTGTGGCCCGCGGCGTGGTTGATCCACGCGTGCTCGAGGCCATGCGGAAGGTCCCGCGCCATCTCTTTGTACCGGTGGAGCATCGTTTGTATGCCTATACCGACGGCCCCCTGCCGATCGGCGAGGACCAAACCATCTCCCAGCCGTACATTGTCGCCCTGATGACCGAGCTGCTTGACCTCCAGGGGAGCGAAAAAGTCCTCGAGATCGGCACCGGGTCGGGATACCAGGCCGCGGTGCTGGGCGAGCTCGCCGCGAAAGTCTACACGATTGAGATCGTCGAAAGCCTGGGCCGGCGCGCCGCCAAACTGCTCGACAGCCTTGGGTATGAGAACATCGAAGTGCTGATCGGCGACGGTTACGCCGGGTGGCCGGAGGCGGCGCCGTTCGACGCAATTATGCTGACTGCCGCGCCGCGCACGATTCCGCAGCCGTTGTTGGATCAACTGGCCGACGGCGGTCTTCTGGTGGCGCCGGTCGGCGAGGGATACCAGACCTTACAGCTGGTTGAGAAGGTGGGAGGAAGGCTGAAATACCACGACATCCTGCCGGTCCGATTCGTGCCCATGACCGGCGCAGCGGAGCGGGAGGGGGAGTAATCGACCGCTCGGAACGCGAGACCCGGTCACCATTATCTTGACTAATCCAATTTATTTTATATAATACACTGTCCCTGCCCCTTTACTGCCAGGCTTCCGGGCACCTCACTGAACCCCCGGTAGTTACTAAGTTGGATTGTGTGGACGACCTAACCATTGGAGGTACATCTTGATGCGCATCGCACCCCTCGTTCTGCTCCTGCTCCTGGCGGCCTCAGTGGCTCAGGCTGCCGGACCGACCCAGCTACAAGCCGGAATCGACCGGCTCAAAACTCAACCCGGAATCACCGTGCTTCAGGACGAAGAGTCAGGACGGCTCCGTTTTGTGGCGGGACGGCTGTCCGATCCCGTATCTCCGGGCGCGGAAATCGCCGAAGTGTACAGGTTTCTCGAGAATCAGAAATCGGCCTACCAGATGAAAGACGCCGTTCAGGAAATCCAGGTCAAACGAGTTGATCTCGATCCGCTGGGCATGAGGCATATCCGGCTGAGGCAGGTGCATGAGGGGCTGCGCGTATATGGGGCCGAGATGATCGCACACTTTGCGCCGAACGGCGTGCTTAATGCAATCAACGGTACCTATCTGGAGAATGTCGCTGTCAGCCCCACGCCGCAGCTTAGCGGCGACCAGGCGCGCGACATCGCGGTCAACGATCTGGCCACTTTTTTCGGCGGCGGACAGCCGAACCAACCCGAACTGCTGATATATCCCTGGGAAGGGAAGAACTACCTGGCGTATCGACTGGAGATTTTCTCCGGCAGCCCGATGGGGCGCTGGGAGTACTTTGTCGATGCTCGCTCCGGTGAAGTGATCTTCAAGGCGAATCGGATCATGGACGTCGACGCTATCGGCACCGGTACCAGTGTCATGGGCGGCGCTCGGAACCACATTGATACAGATTTCGATGGCGGCGCTACCTATTACATGGTGGACAACACTCGCCAGGCCGCCAACAATCCTCACGGACACGGCGGCCAGATGCCGCTCGGCAATGTCATACAGACCTTCGTGGCCGGCGCGTCGCTCCCGGGTTCGATTGCCACCGACGCCGACAATGTCTGGTCGGAAGCGGCGCAGGCGTCATCGGTGGACGGGCACGTCTACTCGGCGCTGATGTACGACTGGCTGCTGGGGTTTTTTGGACGCAACAGTTTTGACAATGCCGGTGCGAGCATGTACACGTCGGTGGATTACTCCGCCGAAGGAAACAACAACGCTTACTGGAATGGAATTCAGATCGTTGTCTGGTCCTGGGGGACGGGCTTCAGGTCGTTGGCGGGCTGCCCGGACGTGATCGCCCACGAGTGGGCGCACGCCGTTACGGAAAACGAATCGGGGCTGATTTACCAGAAGGAGTCGGGCGCTCTTAACGAGTCTTACTCAGATATGATGGGCGCCGCGTTTGAATTTGCACACGACTCCCTGGATACTCCGGACTGGTTGGTAGGTGAAAACGGCCAGATCAGCGGCGGGTATTTCCGTGATATGTCAAACCCGCCGGCGCGTTCAGATCCGGACTATTACGGTGGGACGTTCTGGGTAAACGTCGTGGGTTGTACCCCAAGTAGCAGCAACGATTACTGCGGCGTTCATACGAATAGCGGAGTGGGAAACAAGTGGTTCTATCTGCTCTCGGACGGAGGCACTCATCACAGTGTCACGGTTACCGGGCTCGGAGTTGAGACCGCCATACAGATCGCATATCGCGCCAACTCTTTCTACTGGACGCCGTTGTCCACTTACTCCGAGGCCGCGTATGGTACGATACTAGCAGCGCGTGACCTGGACCAGTCGGGCGTGTGGGAGCAGGAAGTTCGGAATGCCTGGACCGCAGTCGGTGTCGGCATGCCCAGCCCGTATCTCGTGTTCACGTATCCCAACGGCAAGCCGTCGCTGCTGACCCCCGGCCAACCGGCCACTTTTGAAGTCATCGTCGGGGCGACCTTCGATGGTTCCGTGCTGTCGGGAAGCGGCGGCATATACTACCGCATCAACGGCGGGACCATTCAATCCGCGCCCATGACAGAGTTGGGGCCAGGACATTTCGAAGCCACTCTTCCGGCAGTCTACTGCGGGCAGCGGCTCGAGTATATGGTCGAAGCGTTCGAAACTACTCAGGGCCAATTCCTCGATCCGGGCCAGCTTCAGTGGTTCCTCGCGGAACCGGGCACGGATCAGACGACTCTTTTCGAGGATGACTTCGAGACCAATAAGGGATGGGTTGCCGACGCCGGCTGGGCCCGCGGTACGCCGACCGGCGGCGGTGGGGAATACGGCGGCCCGGATCCATCGAGCGCGTACTCCGGGACGAACGTCTTCGGTTTCAACCTGGCCGGTGATTACGACAACAATATGCCGGCCCGTCATCTGACCAGCCCGGCGATCGACTGTTCCAGCCTAACCAACGTACATATCAACTTTCAGCGCTGGCTGGGTGTGGAGCAGCCGATCTACGATCGCGCCTCCATCAGCGTGAGCACCGATGGTCTCGCCTGGACCACGGTCTGGGAGAATCCGACTGAGATCGCCGATTTCGCCTGGACTTTCATGGACGTCAACATCTCGGCCGTGGCCTCGGGTGAACCGCTTGTTTATGTCAGGTTCACGATGGGTCCTACCGATGGCGGCTGGCGTTTCTGCGGATGGAATATCGACGATTTCCGCGTGACCGCTTATCAGTGTGTCGGCGGCGCCGACTCCGATGTTGACGGCATCCCGGACGATCTGGACAACTGCCCCTCTTTGGCCAATCCGGGACAGGAAGACAGCGACGGCGACACGGTGGGCGATCTCTGTGATCAGTGCGCCGGATTCGATGATCTGGCCGACGCGGACAGCGACCAGATCGCCGATGGTTGCGACAACTGTCCGCAGAAGGCGAATCCCGGCCAGGAAGACGGCAATGGCGATGGTATCGGCGATGCCTGCTGCTGCGTCGGTATAGTCGGTGATGCTAACACCGATGGAGGCTTCGAGCCTACGATCGGCGACGTGACGACGATTATCGATCACCTCTTTGTGTCGGGGATGCCGTTGAACTGTTACGCCGAAGCTGATATCAACCAGTCGGGCGGTGCGGCGCCTCAGTCAGGCGACCTCACCATTGGTGACATCACGGTCCTGATCGACTACCTGTTTGTGACCGGTCCGACGATGGGGCTGCCGAGCTGTCTGTAGTCGCCGAACCCAGGCTAGACGCCCAGGTGGGCCGATCCGGCTAAGTGAAAAGGCGAGAGGAACAGTGTTCCTCTCGCCTTCATAATTGTCCGCAGAAAGCGGGACTAATCCAGTTTGTTCATGATTTCGGTTCGGTGGGACGAGAACCACTGGTTCCAATTCTGAAGGCGAGCCCTGCCGGCGTTAATGCTGTCCATCCGGTAATGCAACAGCGTGTCCTTGCCTTTTTGAGGCGACGCGGTGTAATACCTCAGGCCATAGATGCTTGTCATCAGGCCGGATTTGAAATTGTCCTTGAAGGCCTGGGTCAGTTCCGGATCGATCCGGTTCAGCAGGTTGTCGCTGACCTGGTCCGCCTCGGTCAAAGCGGCCTGCAGGATGGCGTTCACGGTCTCCCAGTCCTCGGTGCGCAGCATGGTGGAAGCCGCCATTTCACTGGCCTGTTGGTACAGCGCAATCGCCTCCACAAAGTGTTCCAATTCCGCCCGCTCTGCCTCGGACCAGCTTATCCCAAAGAGACTGCCGCCCGCCTTGAGAAAAAACGCCCCGACTGCAATGACAATCACCACGATCGGCGCGGTCCAGCCGCGACCGAATATACGCTCGGCAAAACTCTTCGTCGTTTTCTTGTCCCTCGCCCCGGAGCTGCGTCTGCCAACGAAACGCCAGACCAGCATCACCACGAGATAAGCCAGGGCGAACCAGAGAACTAAATCAAGAATCATTATTCGTTCCTATCAGGAAAGCTTGTCGATTACTTGTGCCCAACTGTTGTAGTCGAGTTATCGGCGTTCGGGCGGCGGTTGAACATCGGGTGGGCGGCGATTTCCCGGCGGCTGGTCGAGTAGCCCGGCCGCGCGCGCCACTTTCCAGCGCCCGCCCTCGCGTTCCCAGACTATCGTATAGCTGCCGGACCAGGTCTGTTCCGGTTCATCTTTGGGAGTGCGCCGGAAGGTGAACCGGCCGATTTCGTTGCCGGTGGAATCTCGCGCCATGAGGCTGTCACGGCTGATCTGCAGTTTTCCGCCGCCCCAGGTCATCATCAGGAGAGTAGCCATGGTTCTCAGCGTCAGTCGCCCTCGGATGGTCTGGCCGGTCGGTGTTACCACCGCGCCGTTTTCGGTGAATATCGATGCCAGCCCCTCGGCTTCTTCGGTTTCCAGCGCTTTTTGCACCACGCCCAACGCCGAGTCACTCGCCAGTCTTAGTCCGGTTGAACCATCAGCCATGACAACGCCCGCCC
It encodes the following:
- a CDS encoding glutamate synthase-related protein, giving the protein MASYVCNVCGYVYDEAVEGVAWSDLPDDWTCPVCGADRSLFSRLVEEPAPVAAATGGGSGSFRRLSDDLETAMADIHAMAASGQSVIEPMRTPRPVISWDDILIMGAQLARLPLNENEPVNTRTVIGPRARHPLVIETPIYISHMSFGALSREVKIALAKGGATARTAICSGEGGIPSEERENAYRYIFEYVPNKYSVTDENLRRADAIEIKIGQSSKPGMGGHLPGAKVTKEIAAVRGFPEGNDIISPAHFDDIRTPDDLRKKVAWLRDKSGGKPIGVKIAAGNIEADLDIVLRAEPDFVTIDGRPGGTGASPRYIKAATSVPTVFALCRARMFLDDRGAKDVSLVITGGLRVSSDFAKALAMGADAIAIASAALMACGCQQYGVCHTGQCPLGITTHDPELRARLDTEKAATGLANYLQVCTSELRDFARLTGNRDVHALSLTDLRTTNSEISSHTTIGHV
- a CDS encoding rubrerythrin family protein; protein product: MSKTRENLQAGFAGESQARNMYTFFAQVARKEGYHYIARIFEETADNERRHAKDQYVMLNPLGDTAACLAKAMEGEDYETTTMYPQFARDAEAEGNKEAAVLFKLIAKVEAHHRDRYRRLLEMVKNGTVYKREKPIKWKCSVCGHVHEGTEPPVRCPCCRHAREYFEPANMDV
- a CDS encoding zinc-dependent alcohol dehydrogenase family protein, yielding MKAMVLERPGEKLRPSNIPAPVPLPHQVLIHVHACGVCRTDLHVVDGDLKEPKLPLVPGHQIVGVVEAVGSDVTRYKRGDRIGVPWLGSSCGECRFCLSDRENLCDKAVYTGYQIDGGFAEQCVADQRFCFPIPTGYPDRQAAPLLCAGLIGYRALGMTGRAKRLGFYGFGAAAHILIQVATYQTREVYAFTRNGDALAQEFARKLGAMWAGDSDETPSQEIDAAVIFAPVGDLVPVALKHLTKGGTVVCAGIHMSDIPSFPYSLLWGERMVRSVANLTRRDGEEFLALAPKVPVRTEVHPYSLDKANQALDDLRAGRLTGAAVIVVDPVNCS
- a CDS encoding protein-L-isoaspartate(D-aspartate) O-methyltransferase, translated to MIAPIPRCRLTVAAAVVWSIAALGADGCAGGPGDSSYQAARTRMVDQQIVARGVVDPRVLEAMRKVPRHLFVPVEHRLYAYTDGPLPIGEDQTISQPYIVALMTELLDLQGSEKVLEIGTGSGYQAAVLGELAAKVYTIEIVESLGRRAAKLLDSLGYENIEVLIGDGYAGWPEAAPFDAIMLTAAPRTIPQPLLDQLADGGLLVAPVGEGYQTLQLVEKVGGRLKYHDILPVRFVPMTGAAEREGE
- a CDS encoding M4 family metallopeptidase, which gives rise to MRIAPLVLLLLLAASVAQAAGPTQLQAGIDRLKTQPGITVLQDEESGRLRFVAGRLSDPVSPGAEIAEVYRFLENQKSAYQMKDAVQEIQVKRVDLDPLGMRHIRLRQVHEGLRVYGAEMIAHFAPNGVLNAINGTYLENVAVSPTPQLSGDQARDIAVNDLATFFGGGQPNQPELLIYPWEGKNYLAYRLEIFSGSPMGRWEYFVDARSGEVIFKANRIMDVDAIGTGTSVMGGARNHIDTDFDGGATYYMVDNTRQAANNPHGHGGQMPLGNVIQTFVAGASLPGSIATDADNVWSEAAQASSVDGHVYSALMYDWLLGFFGRNSFDNAGASMYTSVDYSAEGNNNAYWNGIQIVVWSWGTGFRSLAGCPDVIAHEWAHAVTENESGLIYQKESGALNESYSDMMGAAFEFAHDSLDTPDWLVGENGQISGGYFRDMSNPPARSDPDYYGGTFWVNVVGCTPSSSNDYCGVHTNSGVGNKWFYLLSDGGTHHSVTVTGLGVETAIQIAYRANSFYWTPLSTYSEAAYGTILAARDLDQSGVWEQEVRNAWTAVGVGMPSPYLVFTYPNGKPSLLTPGQPATFEVIVGATFDGSVLSGSGGIYYRINGGTIQSAPMTELGPGHFEATLPAVYCGQRLEYMVEAFETTQGQFLDPGQLQWFLAEPGTDQTTLFEDDFETNKGWVADAGWARGTPTGGGGEYGGPDPSSAYSGTNVFGFNLAGDYDNNMPARHLTSPAIDCSSLTNVHINFQRWLGVEQPIYDRASISVSTDGLAWTTVWENPTEIADFAWTFMDVNISAVASGEPLVYVRFTMGPTDGGWRFCGWNIDDFRVTAYQCVGGADSDVDGIPDDLDNCPSLANPGQEDSDGDTVGDLCDQCAGFDDLADADSDQIADGCDNCPQKANPGQEDGNGDGIGDACCCVGIVGDANTDGGFEPTIGDVTTIIDHLFVSGMPLNCYAEADINQSGGAAPQSGDLTIGDITVLIDYLFVTGPTMGLPSCL
- a CDS encoding DUF4440 domain-containing protein yields the protein MADGSTGLRLASDSALGVVQKALETEEAEGLASIFTENGAVVTPTGQTIRGRLTLRTMATLLMMTWGGGKLQISRDSLMARDSTGNEIGRFTFRRTPKDEPEQTWSGSYTIVWEREGGRWKVARAAGLLDQPPGNRRPPDVQPPPERR